The sequence below is a genomic window from Acanthopagrus latus isolate v.2019 chromosome 12, fAcaLat1.1, whole genome shotgun sequence.
TATAATTCAATTTCTATTTTCTTATTGCTTATATTCacttctttatcttttatcattttaacatgttCTGTCTTGGTACACATCAATgtctaaatacattttattgatcacgtgtaaaacacacaaatttcattttgatttgtgtgaaaagtgtaaacacaatttaattgactggttgatttaattttgataacATGTATTAATCTATTTGTCTTCGTCCTTTAAGGAAATGAGAATGTTTCTCTCTATGTCTTGAAATAAACTGATGactaaataaagaagaagatgaataaAGAAGATTATCAGGAAAGTTTCATTCAGACacaaagcagctgtaaaactgatgtttaaacacatgtgtgtgtgtgtgtgtgtgtgtgtgtgtgtgtgatatgacaACGCGTCACTTCAGAGTGAGGAAATAAGTGTGTTACATTCACTGCGATCGGGAGCGTCTGAGATCGATGATGCGTTAAAATGcgcctcagaaaaaaacagtgctgacgtaaacacagcagctgttacCAAAGAAATGAGCTGatcagatttgaaaaaaaagccacaatttATAATTCAAAATATGTGATTTAATCAAAACTGAGGCAAGTGCAAAGTTTAGTAAGAACTGAGATCTTTGagtgaagtaaaagtattaATACCTCCCTGTAAACTCTTTCACGTCCTGCAGTGGAAATATAACTGAAGTAAGAATGTGGGACAGAAGTGAGAAACAGATCTGATGTGGTTTCCTCCTGAATCATCGGCCACATGTGGAGAAACAAAGCTTGGTCCTTCATCATGGACCAACTGAAGAGGAAACCTGCAGAGCTTCATTCAGAGCAGGGTGACCCAAAGTGGGGCACGGGGGCCGAAGCTGGCCGCTTTCAGGTTTTCTTGTGGGCGGAGCGACACTAGACAGGAAACCAGTCAATTAATGGAACTTTGGGTCCTGTAGCAACATTTAGCATCTGAACAACAAGCTGCCCAGCTGTAGATCAGACACTGTGTTGACCCGTATGAGACACCGTACGGACCAGAAGTAAACGCTTACGTAGGTGTGCTGTCAGATAACTGGTGTCTGGACTGAGTTGTTTCATTCCTGCAAGCAAAGCGGGACACGgggtttatgtatttatgtgcatgtgttcagAACATCTGTGTTCATGTATATAAGGGTGTGCACATtcaaatatatgtgtatataatatGTGTTGTATTAATTGTATATGTAGTATATTGAATTGTATATAACTAGACTGGAGCGTACGAAGGTAAACAGTTTGAGGAATGGAAGTAAATTGATTAAGTAGTGAGCTGTGgattaaataaatgttcacgtcttcctgctcctgttcagacgttttttattttttttggttttttgaacttttgattttgattaacacattaacactaaataaacacactgttttcgTTTTCACTTGTCCAAAataaatttgcattcattcaaaGTTCAGCAGAAGATTCAACAGAGTGAAAAAGCTGCTGATGATCCAGTGAAGACACTCTGAACAAACTGAGTTCATCAAGCACAGATTTTATTAATGATTCACTGAACGCTGCATCAGTCAGGACATGACTTCATGTGGAATAACACAATATATTACAATCACTAAAAATATGGATCAACATGTTTCCACGTGGACTGAGTCATCTGAGATATTCTACAAGCATGAAGACACATGAAGGAACCAGAGAACCAATCAAATCAAAGTACAGtagatcacatgactcttcagaAACCCTCCAGACTCAGAGTCCTCTGTACAGTGATGaacatgacaaacatcatgtttaaCTGCTTTATATGAGCAGAAGTATGTCAGTGATGTGTTACTGACACTTGTGTCAACATCAGAGTAACATCAcaataaatcacagaaaaacacatcagatcaaccttaaaaacattcaactcacacaaagagagaaacagtcacaacacacagGAAGAGCTTTAACCCCTCCAGGCTGAACTCCTTTATCATCACTTTACTTCTATTTAGTTTCACAACAACTTCAACATTATAATATCATGGTGGATATATAAGACACATCTATTCAGACCAGCAGGAGCAGAAACATGTGAGCAGAAGCCTGATTATATTGGAGAGAAACATGATTATAACAGCAATGTCAGCacaaataatgtgtgtttctacagcaggatgtgactttgtgttaaatgtgtgataTAGAGGAGGGAGCTGTTGTATTCAGCATGAAACACCAGGGGGCGTCCTCACTCCATTTAATGCAGAGCTGTTAGCTGTGGTGATCACATTTCAATGTTCTGATGAAGTTATCACATCAACActttatacaaacacactcaacaacatgttgtcatgtttcaacatttatatcaactgtgtgaagatgttttctacactgtctgctctctgacagGTTCACTTAGTTTTTTCTCCTCTAAATGCTGATGTTAGTTTATTAGAACAGTactgcagcgctgctctgaaTCCTTTATCTTCCTCCATTCGTCTCTTCATCTCTTCCAGTTTCTGGAtcttctttgtgtctcttttctccttcatcttctcaaTCAGGAAGTCCAAGTGGACATGAGTGGACAGTGAATCAACTTTCAGAGCGATCTGCTCCAGATTGACAACATGATGGAAGGATTCATCCAACATCTGATCTTTATCTTTCTCAAgttctttcatttccttctgTAGTTTTTCCAAAAGACTTGTTTTCTCGTCACACTCTGATTTCTGCTTTTCATACGTCCCTTTCAGATCTCGCAGGGTCTTTTTAACTCTTCTTGTCTTGGGCACATAGATCCAGTCTCCTTTCACATGATCTGACACAGGACACTTCCTGGTACATGAAGTGCAGCGGCCACCTTTCATGACCTCACAGTGTTTTGGATACCAGGCCAGTGTGCATCCAGGATAGTGACAGTTCTCCTCACAGACTGTACAGCAGGTCGCTCCATCGTAATTTAACCACAACGCCCACCACCTCCTCCTAGTATTGATTTTCTCTTTGTAGACTTCATCAACTTCTACAGTGAACTCCtcatctttcttcatctcttcttcatgtttctTCAGAGCTTCCTGGGTCTGTtggatttctctctgttttagtTCAGTTAACTGAATCCTCTCTTTCAGGTTTTGGATGCAGGCTTTCAGTCTGATTCGTGAGTTCAGAACCTCCAcagttgttttcagcttttgtgGTCCAGTTTTTTCCAGAAAGTCTGTGAACTTCTTCAGACCtttagttgtttttgtaaatgcatGTTGCAGCTCTTCTGTGCCCTCTGTCCTGTCTTCATGCTGGCAGttatcaaacaggaagtgaaccaGCTGACTCTTTTCATCTTTGGCACATTTAATGTTTGCAGCCTCGAGAGCTTTCAGAGCGTTTTTATATGTCGGaccatgtgaatgtgtgatgaGGGCGACGATGTTCTGCTCCATGTCTTTTCCAAACAGAGACACCAATGAATCAAAGATGTATATCAGTCGATCATCCAGTCGATTCTCAGTTGCTTTCAGCACCAGACCCACTGCATTAATCTCATGAACTCCATCATCTGAGCAGAACCAGTCTAATAATCTCTCACTGACTGCAGCATCATGTTCAATCCCTCTGGTATCTCCGTATCCAGGAGTGTCGATGATGGTCAGAGAGTAGGGCAGAGTTTTACCTTCAAATCCAAAGATctggtacacaaacacatctgatgtctgactctctgattggtttctcttctcctcctctacaATCTGAAACCAGACATCATCCTCCCACTTCACTCCCATGGTGTAGTTGACCAGAGTGTTGATCAGAGCAGAttttcctgctcctgtttctcCAACAAGTAAGATggttctgtttgtcttgttcagATCTTTTTCACCAAGAGTCATTCTTCTTAGAGATCCAATCTCCTCTTTCTTTGGTCTCAGCTGGTAGACAGCAGGAGATCCTGAAGGGACAAGAAGACTCTTAGAGATGATGtcctttgttttcctgcagaagaaggagatcatttaaacatttaatttcatgttcAGACTTCAGACTCCCCTCATTGTACGTCTCAACATGTGTCACTTTATATTAATTGTTAAAAAgctaaatcaaattaaaatgaattagaCTACAACTaaataaaactttgttttacCGATTGGatcagaacaaaatgtgacagcTGTATATTAAAGTGTTCTGGTGCTGTAATGGACCTCTTCTGATTTTGAGAAGGTATTAAAACCCTCTGAAGTCAAACACATGGAATTGAAAGTGATTTACAGAATGTATGAAACAATAAACAGGGTTTACATCTTTAAACACTTCAATCAAATCACAACATTAGAAACTATCTGAAAATGGTTTGAGGTGAAAGTTGGTTCCAGTTTTAAAGGCAGAACTTTGCTTTAAGTTTCCACATTTAGCTTcattaacaacagaaacatgtaatAAATGGTTTTCTAGCATTCTGTGATGTAGCTGTCAGCACATACAGGATCAGTGGACCCGCCCATCTACAATAGATAAAGTCTACCACTAGGAATTAACATCTTCaagagctgagctgctgaaacCTAAAGCCACATCTGAAGAACACAAAGAATCATCTTTACAACTGAATTCAGTCACTGTCAGCAGAAACTCCAGGACATCATCAACAAACTCTGACACATCCTGAGTTCAGAACCATCACAGGCTGAGATCAGCACAGTCCCCCATCCTGTCACTTCAACAAGCACCAAcaatcacagacacacttttaGAAACCTGAAACCTGATTACACTTGTCTTCATCTAGAAGGAAACTTCAGCTGTGGAAAATGCAgcaactgcaacaacacaagtCTTTACCCatcaacacactgctgacaaGTTTCATATCAAACAGTTCAGAAAGTGCAACACAGCATCAGTCATGACatgctgtcagagagagagagcactgaaacaacacatcTCAACACACAACAGCCATTAGTGCAGGAGACACGGCcgacaccagaaccagaaccagaaccagaaccagaacagctGGCTGACATGTGGCTGAGCTGTTGTGTTGGGTTGCATTAACATGTGTAGTTGTTGTGAATAAGGAGAAGGTGAAGCTGCTCTATAAACAGGTAATGAATGATGAGACAGTCAAACAGCGTCTCTataaaacatgttgtcagtgGAGACGTGATGATTGTTGAACACTGAACATTAACACTCGAGGCACAAACACTGAACGACGGCACGTCGTGTTCACCTTCTTCTTTCAGTCACATCTGCTGGATGTCGAGTGTTTTGCTGCTGATCCAGGAAAGTTTCAGGTCTGACAGTCAGATTGTTGTTGTGACTTTTACATGAAGTGACTCGAGTGTTGATTCAGACACGAGACCAACATGTTACATTTCTAGCACATTAACATccagcagtgcatgtgtgtctttcccccgtctgtctctctgcaggcatcatgttcacatcagtGTAGTTGTGTTCAACCTTTCTTCACTTCTGCAACACTTACAAACTGATATTTAACTACCAGAAAACAGCTCAGCAGAATAATGAGTGTTCAGGCTGAACACACTGTGACCTCCATCAACATGTGCTGCTGTTAAAGTCATGCACATGtcactttgttgtgtgtgtacagactgctgtgtatatgtgtgtctgcagcttcactttactgtctgtctgaattCACTTTTAAAGGTTGGTTGTGTTACTcaccctgttgccatggtgacgtCTGGTGTTGGTGTCTggagaaacagaatcagaaccagaactacATTTAATTCATCTGTAATGAAGGAAACTAACACAATGACACCATTCAACACAATTACAATCAAATGTCcaacagtgtttaaaaagcaCTTTGCTGACACCAGACTGACTCGTGGAGCTGCTTCATCATGGAAATGAGCTGATGACAGATGATATTCTACTTTATTTATGATGAACTGAGACTTTCTTCTTTTAAACTaacaaacaggatcaataaataatgtgtCCGTCTTCATTCACTACCACACAAAGTCTTTGTGAAATCAGCTCCCATGAGGGAAACTGAACCGTGACTTCAGCTCTACAGTCAGTTCACCATTAATTTACTGTTCACATGTTTATCCAGCATGAAAGTCGtcactgtcatttcatttctgtgtaATTGTAGAAGAATTAGTGAATCAGCTGTAATGCCTAATCAGTCTTTGCCATTTCAAATTGATTGTAAAATCCTGGTCTTGACATTTAACAGTATTTAATCCGTCCTGTTTGTGTTCTTACCTTTTGTTGGCTTCAGGACGTTCTGTGGTGcagaacaga
It includes:
- the LOC119029696 gene encoding uncharacterized protein LOC119029696, with protein sequence MATGKTKDIISKSLLVPSGSPAVYQLRPKKEEIGSLRRMTLGEKDLNKTNRTILLVGETGAGKSALINTLVNYTMGVKWEDDVWFQIVEEEKRNQSESQTSDVFVYQIFGFEGKTLPYSLTIIDTPGYGDTRGIEHDAAVSERLLDWFCSDDGVHEINAVGLVLKATENRLDDRLIYIFDSLVSLFGKDMEQNIVALITHSHGPTYKNALKALEAANIKCAKDEKSQLVHFLFDNCQHEDRTEGTEELQHAFTKTTKGLKKFTDFLEKTGPQKLKTTVEVLNSRIRLKACIQNLKERIQLTELKQREIQQTQEALKKHEEEMKKDEEFTVEVDEVYKEKINTRRRWWALWLNYDGATCCTVCEENCHYPGCTLAWYPKHCEVMKGGRCTSCTRKCPVSDHVKGDWIYVPKTRRVKKTLRDLKGTYEKQKSECDEKTSLLEKLQKEMKELEKDKDQMLDESFHHVVNLEQIALKVDSLSTHVHLDFLIEKMKEKRDTKKIQKLEEMKRRMEEDKGFRAALQYCSNKLTSAFRGEKTK